Proteins from one Coregonus clupeaformis isolate EN_2021a chromosome 25, ASM2061545v1, whole genome shotgun sequence genomic window:
- the LOC121539202 gene encoding interferon alpha-inducible protein 27-like protein 2 isoform X4, which yields MGLPAGAGGAVVFAPVVLGVVGFTAAGIAANSLAAGMMASAASASGGGVLAGSTVAVLQSAGAAGLAGSTAAVVASVGGTVGWLTAAAAALI from the exons ATGGGACTTC CAGCTGGAGCAG GGGGAGCGGTGGTTTTTGCTCCAGTTGTCCTAGGAGTTGTAGGGTTTACCGCCGCTGGCATCGCCGCAAACTCCCTTGCAGCCGGCATGATGGCATCGGCAGCCTCTGCAAGTGGTGGCGGTGTGTTGGCTGGAAGCACCGTTGCCGTTCTGCAGTCGGCAG GTGCAGCAGGGTTAGCTGGGTCTACAGCCGCAGTGGTGGCTAGTGTTGGAGGAACAGTGGGATGGCTCACCGCTGCAGCAGCTGCACTCATCTGA
- the LOC121539202 gene encoding interferon alpha-inducible protein 27-like protein 2A isoform X2: MGLLTFIALTAAGAGGAVVFAPVVLGVVGFTAAGIAANSLAAGMMASAASASGGGVLAGSTVAVLQSAGAAGLAGSTAAVVASVGGTVGWLTAAAAALI; the protein is encoded by the exons ATGGGACTTC TTACCTTTATTGCTCTCACAGCAGCTGGAGCAG GGGGAGCGGTGGTTTTTGCTCCAGTTGTCCTAGGAGTTGTAGGGTTTACCGCCGCTGGCATCGCCGCAAACTCCCTTGCAGCCGGCATGATGGCATCGGCAGCCTCTGCAAGTGGTGGCGGTGTGTTGGCTGGAAGCACCGTTGCCGTTCTGCAGTCGGCAG GTGCAGCAGGGTTAGCTGGGTCTACAGCCGCAGTGGTGGCTAGTGTTGGAGGAACAGTGGGATGGCTCACCGCTGCAGCAGCTGCACTCATCTGA
- the LOC121539201 gene encoding MARCKS-related protein 1-A-like, producing the protein MGAQLSKGGVAVEGKAVDDPAVAKTNGQENGHVKTNGDVSVKPDGDTAPVDGNDTAEPAKEGETDAIEAAPAAEGEAAKVEGEAAKDAKKKKFSLKNSFKFKGISLKKTKKSSEGGKEEAASPTAEAKLEENGHAAKETPAAEPVAEAKEEATPAPEGEAAAAEAAPAEEAAPAEEAAAPTEVTTPVASEAEPKAE; encoded by the exons ATGGGAGCTCAGTTGTCCAAGGGTGGAGTAGCTGTTGAGGGAAAAGCCGTCGACGACCCGGCTGTCGCTAAAACAAATGGCCAG GAGAATGGCCATGTTAAAACCAATGGAGATGTCTCTGTGAAGCCCGATGGGGACACAGCTCCCGTAGACGGGAATGACACAGCCGAGCCAGCCAAAGAGGGCGAGACAGATGCCATCGAGGCTGCCCCTGCTGCCGAAGGAGAGGCGGCTAAGGTCGAGGGGGAGGCCGCCAAGGATGCCAAGAAGAAGAAGTTCTCCCTGAAGAACTCCTTCAAGTTCAAGGGCATCTCGCTCAAGAAGACCAAGAAGAGCAGCGAGGGGGGCAAGGAGGAGGCTGCCTCCCCCACGGCAGAGGCCAAGTTAGAGGAGAATGGCCACGCAGCAAAGGAGACGCCAGCCGCCGAGCCTGTGGCAGAGGCCAAGGAGGAGGCCACTCCGGCCCCAGAGGGTGAGGCTGCAGCAGCGGAGGCCGCTCCAGCAGAGGAAGCCGCTCCTGCAGAGGAGGCCGCCGCCCCCACAGAGGTCACGACACCCGTAGCATCTGAGGCCGAACCCAAGGCAGAGTGA